One genomic segment of Streptococcus salivarius includes these proteins:
- the rpe gene encoding ribulose-phosphate 3-epimerase, protein MSYKIAPSILAADYANFASELARIDASGAEYVHIDIMDGQFVPNISWGADVVASMRKHSKLVFDCHLMVVDPERYVDAYAQAGADIMTIHVEATRHIHGALQKIKVAGMKAGVVINPGTPVEALIPVLDLVDQVLIMTVNPGFGGQAFIPEMMSKVERVVELREKGGYSFDIEVDGGVDNNTIAACAKAGANVFVAGSYLFKNPDLTAQVQTLRDAIDA, encoded by the coding sequence ATGTCATATAAAATTGCTCCTTCTATCCTAGCTGCTGATTATGCTAATTTTGCTTCAGAACTAGCTCGTATTGATGCATCAGGTGCGGAATATGTTCACATTGATATTATGGATGGTCAATTTGTTCCTAATATCAGTTGGGGAGCAGATGTGGTTGCTAGTATGCGTAAACATAGCAAGTTAGTTTTTGATTGTCACCTTATGGTTGTTGATCCTGAGCGTTATGTGGATGCCTATGCACAAGCTGGTGCAGATATCATGACCATTCATGTTGAAGCCACTAGGCATATCCATGGTGCCCTCCAGAAAATCAAAGTTGCTGGTATGAAAGCAGGTGTTGTGATTAATCCTGGAACCCCAGTTGAGGCACTTATTCCTGTACTTGATTTAGTGGATCAAGTACTTATCATGACTGTAAATCCAGGTTTTGGTGGTCAGGCGTTCATTCCAGAAATGATGTCTAAAGTAGAGCGCGTTGTGGAGCTTCGCGAAAAAGGTGGCTATTCATTCGATATTGAAGTTGATGGTGGTGTAGATAATAACACTATTGCAGCATGTGCCAAGGCGGGGGCTAATGTTTTTGTCGCGGGCTCTTACCTCTTCAAAAATCCTGATTTGACAGCGCAAGTTCAAACGCTTCGTGATGCTATCGATGCCTAA
- the rpsG gene encoding 30S ribosomal protein S7 codes for MSRKNRAPKREVLADPLYNSKIVTRLINRVMLDGKRGTAATIVYDAFEQIKEATGNDALEVFETAMDNIMPVLEVRARRVGGSNYQVPVEVRPERRTTLGLRWLVNASRARGEHTMKDRLAKEIMDAANNTGASVKKREDTHKMAEANRAFAHFRW; via the coding sequence ATGAGTCGTAAAAATAGAGCGCCTAAACGCGAAGTATTGGCAGATCCATTGTACAATTCAAAAATCGTTACACGTCTTATCAACCGTGTAATGCTTGACGGTAAACGTGGTACTGCTGCAACAATCGTATACGATGCTTTCGAGCAAATTAAAGAAGCAACTGGAAACGATGCTCTTGAAGTATTTGAAACAGCTATGGACAACATCATGCCTGTACTTGAAGTACGTGCACGTCGTGTCGGTGGTTCAAACTACCAAGTCCCAGTTGAAGTTCGTCCAGAACGTCGTACAACTCTTGGTCTTCGTTGGTTGGTTAACGCATCACGTGCGCGTGGTGAACACACTATGAAAGATCGTCTTGCAAAAGAAATCATGGATGCTGCAAACAACACTGGTGCATCAGTTAAGAAACGTGAAGATACTCACAAAATGGCTGAAGCAAACCGTGCCTTTGCACACTTCCGCTGGTAA
- the fusA gene encoding elongation factor G gives MAREFSLAKTRNIGIMAHVDAGKTTTTERILYYTGKIHKIGETHEGASQMDWMEQEQERGITITSAATTAQWDGHRVNIIDTPGHVDFTIEVQRSLRVLDGAVTVLDSQSGVEPQTETVWRQATEYGVPRIVFANKMDKIGADFLYSVSTLHDRLQANAHPIQLPIGAEDDFRGIIDLIKMKAEIYTNDLGTDILEEDIPADYVDQANEYREKLIEAVAETDEDLMMKYLEGEEITNEELKAAIRRATINVEFFPVLCGSAFKNKGVQLMLDAVIDYLPSPLDIPAIKGINPDTDEEETRPASDDEPFAALAFKIMTDPFVGRLTFIRVYSGILQSGSYVMNTSKGKRERIGRILQMHANSRQEIEQVYAGDIAAAIGLKDTTTGDSLTDEKAKVILESIEVPEPVIQLMVEPKTKADQDKMGIGLQKLAEEDPTFRVETNPETGETVISGMGELHLDVLVDRLKREHKVEANVGAPQVSYRETFRAGTQARGFFKRQSGGKGQFGDVWIEFTPNEEGKGFEFENAIVGGVVPREFIPAVEKGLEESMANGVLAGYPMVDIKAKLYDGSYHDVDSSETAFKIAASLALKEAAKTAQPTILEPMMLVTITVPEENLGDVMGHVTARRGRVDGMEAHGNSQIVRAYVPLAEMFGYATTLRSATQGRGTFMMVFDHYEDVPKSVQEEIIKKNSGEA, from the coding sequence ATGGCACGCGAATTTTCACTTGCAAAAACTCGTAATATCGGTATCATGGCCCACGTCGATGCCGGTAAAACAACTACAACAGAGCGTATCCTTTACTACACTGGTAAAATCCACAAAATCGGTGAAACTCACGAAGGTGCATCACAAATGGACTGGATGGAGCAAGAACAAGAACGTGGTATCACAATCACATCTGCCGCTACAACAGCACAATGGGATGGTCACCGCGTTAACATCATCGATACACCAGGACACGTGGACTTCACAATCGAAGTACAACGTTCACTTCGTGTATTGGATGGTGCCGTAACCGTTCTTGACTCACAATCAGGTGTAGAACCTCAAACTGAAACAGTTTGGCGTCAAGCAACTGAGTATGGTGTTCCACGTATCGTATTTGCCAACAAAATGGATAAAATCGGTGCAGACTTCCTTTACTCAGTAAGCACACTTCACGATCGTCTTCAAGCAAACGCACACCCAATCCAATTGCCAATCGGTGCTGAAGATGATTTCCGTGGTATCATTGACTTGATTAAAATGAAAGCTGAAATCTATACTAATGACCTTGGTACAGATATTCTTGAAGAAGATATTCCAGCTGATTACGTTGATCAAGCAAACGAATACCGTGAAAAATTGATCGAAGCAGTTGCTGAAACTGACGAAGATTTGATGATGAAATACCTTGAAGGTGAAGAAATCACTAACGAGGAATTGAAAGCAGCTATCCGTCGTGCAACAATCAACGTTGAATTCTTCCCAGTTCTTTGTGGTTCTGCCTTCAAGAACAAAGGTGTTCAATTGATGCTTGATGCGGTTATCGATTATCTTCCAAGTCCACTTGATATCCCTGCAATCAAAGGTATCAACCCAGATACAGACGAAGAAGAAACTCGTCCAGCATCTGATGATGAGCCATTTGCAGCTCTTGCCTTCAAGATCATGACTGACCCATTTGTAGGTCGTTTGACATTTATCCGTGTTTACTCAGGTATCCTTCAATCAGGTTCATATGTAATGAACACATCTAAAGGTAAACGTGAACGTATCGGACGTATCCTTCAAATGCACGCTAACAGCCGTCAAGAAATTGAACAAGTATACGCTGGTGATATCGCTGCTGCTATCGGTTTGAAAGATACTACAACTGGTGACTCATTGACTGATGAAAAAGCTAAAGTTATTCTTGAGTCAATCGAAGTTCCAGAACCAGTTATCCAATTGATGGTTGAGCCTAAGACTAAAGCTGACCAAGATAAGATGGGTATCGGTCTTCAAAAACTTGCCGAAGAAGATCCAACATTCCGTGTTGAAACTAACCCTGAAACTGGTGAAACAGTTATCTCTGGTATGGGTGAACTTCACCTTGATGTCCTTGTTGACCGTTTGAAACGTGAACACAAAGTTGAAGCAAACGTTGGTGCTCCACAAGTATCTTACCGTGAAACATTCCGTGCTGGAACACAAGCACGTGGATTCTTCAAACGTCAATCTGGTGGTAAAGGTCAGTTTGGTGATGTTTGGATTGAATTTACTCCAAATGAAGAAGGTAAAGGTTTCGAATTCGAAAATGCTATCGTCGGTGGTGTGGTTCCACGTGAATTCATCCCTGCAGTAGAAAAAGGATTGGAAGAATCTATGGCTAACGGTGTCCTTGCTGGATACCCAATGGTTGACATCAAAGCTAAACTTTACGATGGTTCATACCACGATGTCGATTCATCTGAAACTGCCTTCAAGATCGCTGCATCTCTTGCGCTTAAAGAAGCTGCTAAGACTGCACAACCAACTATTCTTGAACCAATGATGCTTGTAACAATCACTGTTCCTGAAGAAAACCTTGGTGATGTTATGGGTCACGTTACAGCTCGTCGTGGACGTGTTGATGGTATGGAAGCACACGGTAACAGCCAAATCGTTCGTGCTTACGTTCCACTTGCTGAAATGTTCGGTTATGCAACAACACTTCGTTCTGCAACTCAAGGACGTGGTACATTCATGATGGTATTTGACCACTATGAAGATGTTCCTAAATCAGTTCAAGAAGAAATCATCAAGAAAAACTCTGGTGAAGCTTAA
- the rpsL gene encoding 30S ribosomal protein S12, with protein MPTINQLVRKPRQSKVVKSKSPALNVGYNSHKKVQTNVSSPQKRGVATRVGTMTPKKPNSALRKFARVRLSNLIEVTAYIPGIGHNLQEHSVVLIRGGRVKDLPGVRYHIVRGALDTAGVADRKQSRSKYGAKRPKG; from the coding sequence ATGCCTACAATTAACCAATTGGTTCGTAAACCACGTCAATCAAAAGTTGTAAAATCTAAATCACCAGCTTTGAACGTTGGTTACAACAGCCACAAAAAAGTTCAAACTAACGTATCTTCACCACAAAAACGTGGTGTTGCAACACGTGTTGGAACAATGACACCTAAGAAACCTAACTCAGCCCTTCGTAAATTCGCTCGTGTACGTTTGAGCAACCTTATCGAAGTTACTGCTTACATCCCAGGTATCGGACACAACCTCCAAGAACACAGCGTTGTTCTTATCCGTGGTGGACGTGTAAAAGACCTTCCAGGGGTACGTTACCACATCGTCCGTGGTGCACTTGATACTGCAGGTGTAGCTGATCGTAAACAAAGCCGTTCTAAATACGGTGCTAAACGTCCTAAAGGATAA
- a CDS encoding 3'-5' exoribonuclease YhaM family protein, translating into MKINQMKKDEYFEGFYLIKRAEVRKTRAGKDYIAFTFQDDTGEISGNLWDAQPYNVEEFTTGKVVHMEGRREVYNNTPQVNQITLRLPTFGEPNDPADFKEKPPVNPSEVREYLEQMIFKIEEATWQRVVRALYRKYNKEFFTFPAAKTNHHAFESGLAYHTATMVRLADSIGDIYPELNKSLLFAGIMLHDLAKVIELTGPENTEYTVRGNLIGHIALIDEEITKVLMDLNIDDTREDVVVLRHVILSHHGQLEYGSPVRPRIMEAEIIHMIDNLDASMMMMTTALNLVGPGEMTNRLFAMDNRSFYKPKFD; encoded by the coding sequence ATGAAGATTAATCAAATGAAAAAAGACGAGTATTTTGAAGGTTTTTATCTGATTAAGCGTGCAGAGGTACGTAAGACAAGAGCAGGAAAGGATTACATTGCCTTTACATTCCAGGATGATACTGGAGAGATTTCAGGAAACCTATGGGATGCTCAGCCTTATAATGTCGAAGAATTTACCACAGGTAAAGTAGTGCATATGGAGGGACGTCGAGAAGTTTATAATAATACTCCTCAGGTAAACCAAATTACCTTACGCTTGCCTACATTTGGTGAGCCAAATGATCCAGCTGATTTCAAAGAGAAACCACCAGTAAATCCTTCCGAAGTACGCGAATACCTAGAGCAAATGATTTTCAAGATTGAGGAAGCAACTTGGCAGCGTGTTGTTCGTGCCCTTTATCGAAAGTATAATAAGGAGTTTTTCACTTTTCCAGCTGCTAAAACAAATCATCATGCCTTTGAAAGTGGACTAGCCTATCATACAGCTACTATGGTTCGCCTAGCGGACAGCATTGGAGATATTTATCCAGAGCTCAATAAGAGTCTACTCTTTGCCGGAATTATGCTTCATGATTTAGCTAAGGTTATTGAACTTACTGGTCCTGAAAATACTGAGTATACGGTTCGTGGAAACTTGATTGGTCATATTGCTTTGATTGATGAAGAAATCACTAAGGTGCTCATGGATCTCAATATTGACGATACGCGTGAGGATGTCGTTGTTTTGCGTCATGTTATTCTCAGCCATCATGGACAACTAGAGTATGGTAGTCCAGTGCGCCCCCGTATTATGGAAGCAGAAATTATTCATATGATTGATAATCTTGATGCCAGTATGATGATGATGACGACAGCCCTTAACCTAGTAGGTCCAGGAGAAATGACAAATCGTCTCTTTGCTATGGATAATCGTTCCTTCTACAAGCCAAAATTTGATTAA
- a CDS encoding DNA recombination protein RmuC: MIYLLTLLTLLSLGILIVLFLKNMELKEQINKSLEENADNLSDQVSFQLESFAKTNQLETTKQLNQLQMELYQQLTDIREVLHQNLSDNRDRSDQRLEQINQSLTKAVKDMQDSNEKRLEQMRQTVEEKLEQTLQTRLQASFETVSRQLESVNQGLGEMKNVAKDVGSLNKVLSNTKTRGILGELQLGQIIEDILTVNQYEREFPTVSGSSERVEYAIKMPGNHKDEYIYLPIDSKFPLEDYYRLEDAYESGNKEEIENHRKSLLTSIKRFAKDINKKYLNPPETTNFGILFLPTEGLYAEVVRQPAFFDALRREENIVIAGPSTLSALLNSLSVGFRTLNIQKNADDISKILGNVKLEFGRFGDMLAKAQKQLNTASKTVDSLLNTRSRAIVRALDTIETYQDSATQSLLDLPRLENEDKHED; encoded by the coding sequence ATGATCTATCTACTTACACTTTTAACTTTATTAAGCTTGGGGATTCTTATTGTTCTTTTCTTGAAGAATATGGAGTTAAAAGAACAGATTAATAAGAGTTTGGAAGAAAATGCAGATAATCTTTCAGATCAAGTTTCGTTTCAATTGGAAAGTTTTGCTAAGACAAACCAACTGGAAACGACAAAGCAATTGAACCAATTGCAGATGGAACTATATCAACAGTTGACAGATATCCGAGAGGTTTTACATCAAAATTTGTCTGATAATCGAGACCGTTCTGACCAACGTCTTGAGCAAATAAACCAAAGCTTAACCAAAGCTGTTAAAGATATGCAGGATTCCAATGAGAAACGTTTGGAACAAATGCGTCAGACAGTTGAAGAGAAACTTGAGCAAACCTTACAAACACGTTTACAAGCCTCTTTTGAGACGGTTTCAAGACAATTAGAGTCTGTTAATCAGGGCTTGGGGGAAATGAAAAATGTAGCCAAGGATGTTGGAAGTCTTAACAAGGTCCTTTCAAATACAAAAACACGAGGTATTCTGGGTGAGCTTCAATTAGGACAAATTATTGAAGACATATTGACTGTTAATCAGTACGAGCGAGAATTTCCTACGGTATCAGGTTCAAGTGAACGAGTTGAATATGCAATCAAAATGCCAGGAAACCATAAAGATGAATATATCTACCTTCCCATTGATTCTAAGTTTCCTTTGGAAGATTACTATCGTCTGGAAGATGCTTATGAGTCTGGTAATAAAGAGGAGATTGAGAATCACCGTAAGTCACTTTTGACTAGTATTAAGCGATTTGCAAAGGATATTAACAAGAAGTATCTTAACCCACCTGAAACTACAAATTTTGGCATATTATTTTTGCCGACGGAAGGGCTTTATGCTGAGGTAGTACGCCAACCAGCCTTCTTTGACGCCCTTCGTCGTGAGGAGAATATTGTTATCGCAGGGCCGTCAACCTTATCAGCACTCTTGAATTCATTGTCTGTAGGTTTTAGAACTTTGAATATTCAAAAGAATGCGGATGATATTAGTAAGATTTTAGGTAACGTCAAACTAGAATTTGGCAGGTTTGGAGATATGTTAGCTAAAGCTCAGAAACAATTGAATACAGCGAGTAAAACAGTCGATAGTCTTCTCAACACAAGGAGTAGGGCAATTGTTAGAGCTCTTGATACAATTGAAACCTATCAAGACAGTGCGACACAAAGTTTGTTGGATTTACCACGATTAGAAAACGAGGATAAGCATGAAGATTAA
- the rsgA gene encoding ribosome small subunit-dependent GTPase A, with translation MQGRIIKALAGFYYVEHDGVIYQTRARGNFRKKGQTPYVGDFVEFSAEENSEGYILKIGQRINSLVRPPIVNIDQAVVIMSVKEPDFNCNLLDRFLVLLEHKNIKPVIYISKMDLVEDDSEMKAIQKQYQRIGFDFIFSLEELLPLLTDKITVFMGQTGVGKSTLLNRIAPQLHLETGEISDSLGRGRHTTRAVSLYDVHGGKIADTPGFSSLDYEVDNAEDLSEAFPEIRQASHGCKFRSCTHTHEPSCAVKEEVENGQIWQVRYDNYLQFLSEIENRRETYKKTVKRK, from the coding sequence TTGCAAGGAAGAATTATCAAAGCACTGGCAGGTTTCTATTATGTAGAGCATGATGGTGTTATATACCAGACGCGTGCACGAGGAAATTTTAGAAAAAAAGGACAAACACCTTATGTTGGAGATTTTGTTGAATTTTCAGCAGAGGAAAATTCAGAAGGTTATATCCTTAAAATTGGTCAACGAATCAATAGTTTAGTGCGTCCACCCATTGTCAATATAGATCAGGCTGTGGTTATTATGTCTGTTAAGGAACCGGATTTTAACTGTAATCTTTTGGACCGTTTTTTGGTTCTACTAGAGCATAAAAATATAAAGCCTGTAATCTATATTTCTAAGATGGACTTGGTTGAAGATGATTCAGAAATGAAAGCCATTCAAAAACAATATCAAAGAATTGGTTTTGATTTTATCTTCAGTTTGGAAGAACTATTGCCGCTCTTGACTGATAAAATAACAGTCTTTATGGGACAGACGGGTGTTGGAAAATCAACCTTGTTGAACCGTATTGCCCCACAGTTACATTTAGAAACAGGTGAGATTTCAGACAGTTTAGGTCGTGGACGTCATACTACAAGGGCTGTAAGTCTTTATGACGTTCATGGTGGGAAGATTGCTGACACACCAGGATTCTCTTCGCTAGATTATGAAGTGGATAATGCAGAGGACTTGAGTGAAGCTTTTCCGGAAATTCGTCAAGCTAGTCATGGTTGTAAATTCCGTTCTTGTACTCATACCCATGAGCCTTCTTGCGCTGTTAAGGAAGAGGTTGAAAATGGCCAAATCTGGCAAGTCCGTTATGATAATTACCTTCAATTTCTAAGTGAAATTGAAAATCGTCGTGAAACATATAAAAAAACTGTAAAAAGAAAGTAG
- the rsmA gene encoding 16S rRNA (adenine(1518)-N(6)/adenine(1519)-N(6))-dimethyltransferase RsmA, with protein MRIADYSVTKAVLERHGFTFKKSFGQNFLTDTNILQKIVDTAEIDKNVNVIEIGPGIGALTEFLAENAAEVMAFEIDDRLVPILEDTLHDHDNVNVINEDVLKADLQTRVKEFKNPELPIKVVANLPYYITTPILMHLIESKIPFAEFVVMMQKEVADRISAEPNSKAYGSLSIAVQYYMTAKVAFIVPRTVFVPAPNVDSAILKMTRREQPLVEVKDEDFLFRVAKASFVHRRKTLWNNLTNHFGKSEEVKSKLEKALEIADIKPSIRGEALSISDFAHLSDALREAGL; from the coding sequence ATGAGAATTGCAGATTATAGCGTGACCAAGGCTGTCCTTGAACGCCATGGCTTTACCTTTAAGAAGTCTTTCGGACAGAACTTCTTAACAGATACAAATATTTTACAAAAAATTGTTGATACGGCAGAGATTGATAAAAATGTCAATGTAATCGAAATTGGACCTGGTATCGGAGCATTAACAGAATTCTTGGCTGAAAATGCTGCGGAAGTTATGGCATTTGAAATTGATGATCGATTGGTTCCGATTTTAGAGGATACATTACATGATCATGATAATGTTAACGTGATTAATGAAGATGTTCTCAAGGCAGATTTGCAGACACGGGTAAAAGAATTTAAAAATCCAGAACTACCAATTAAGGTTGTAGCCAATTTGCCATATTATATTACGACGCCAATCTTGATGCATTTGATTGAGAGTAAGATTCCTTTTGCAGAATTTGTTGTTATGATGCAAAAAGAAGTCGCTGACCGCATTTCTGCAGAGCCTAATAGCAAGGCCTATGGTTCTCTATCAATTGCCGTTCAGTATTATATGACCGCTAAAGTGGCGTTCATTGTCCCTCGTACAGTCTTTGTACCAGCACCTAATGTTGACTCAGCCATTTTGAAGATGACGCGTCGTGAACAACCGTTGGTTGAAGTTAAAGATGAGGATTTCCTTTTCCGAGTGGCTAAGGCTAGCTTTGTCCATCGTCGTAAGACATTGTGGAATAATTTAACAAATCATTTTGGTAAATCTGAAGAAGTAAAATCCAAACTTGAGAAGGCATTGGAAATTGCAGATATAAAACCTTCTATTCGTGGAGAGGCTTTATCTATTTCTGATTTTGCACATTTATCAGATGCTTTGAGAGAAGCAGGCCTATAA
- the purR gene encoding pur operon repressor, which translates to MKLKRSERMVVISNYLINNPYQLTSLNTFAERYEVAKSSISEDVAIIKKAFEESQIGEIETVTGASGGVMFTPTISDEDARSLVEDLCKRLSESDRILPGGYLYLSDLLSTPSILKNVGRIIASAFKGQKIDAVMTVATKGVPLANAVADVLNIPFVIVRRDLKITEGSTVSVNYVSGSSDRIEKMFLSKRSLKPNSRVLIVDDFLKGGGTITGMISLLSEFDSELVGVAVFAENAKGDRDIHEYKSLLTVSDIDVKAQKVEVEVGNIFDK; encoded by the coding sequence ATGAAATTAAAACGAAGTGAGCGCATGGTAGTGATTTCAAACTATCTGATTAATAATCCTTATCAATTGACAAGCCTCAACACCTTTGCAGAGCGTTATGAAGTTGCAAAGTCTTCAATCTCAGAAGATGTTGCTATCATTAAAAAAGCTTTTGAGGAAAGTCAAATAGGAGAAATCGAAACAGTAACGGGTGCATCTGGTGGCGTTATGTTTACACCAACTATTTCTGATGAAGATGCAAGAAGTCTGGTTGAAGATCTTTGTAAGCGTCTTTCCGAGAGTGATCGTATCTTACCAGGTGGTTATCTCTACCTATCTGATTTATTGAGTACACCGTCTATTTTGAAAAATGTTGGTCGTATCATTGCCAGTGCCTTTAAAGGACAAAAAATTGATGCCGTTATGACAGTTGCAACCAAAGGAGTTCCTTTAGCAAATGCAGTAGCAGATGTCTTGAACATTCCATTTGTTATCGTTCGTCGTGACTTGAAAATTACAGAAGGTTCAACCGTATCGGTAAACTACGTTAGTGGTTCAAGTGATCGTATTGAAAAGATGTTCCTTTCAAAACGTAGTTTGAAACCAAATAGCCGCGTCCTTATTGTTGATGATTTTCTTAAAGGTGGCGGTACCATTACAGGTATGATTAGCTTGCTTTCAGAATTTGATAGTGAGTTAGTAGGTGTAGCTGTATTCGCAGAGAATGCTAAAGGCGATCGTGATATCCATGAATATAAATCATTACTTACTGTTTCTGACATCGATGTAAAAGCACAGAAGGTAGAAGTTGAAGTCGGTAATATTTTTGATAAATAA
- the gap gene encoding type I glyceraldehyde-3-phosphate dehydrogenase — protein MVVKVGINGFGRIGRLAFRRIQNVEGVEVTRINDLTDPTMLAHLLKYDTTQGRFNGTVEVKEGGFEVNGKFVKVSAERDPEQIDWASDGVEIVLEATGFFATKAAAEKHLHANGGAKKVVITAPGGSDVKTIVFNTNHDTLDGTETVISGASCTTNCLAPMAKALQDNFGVKQGLMTTIHGYTGDQMILDGPHRKGDLRRARAGAANIVPNSTGAAKAIGLVIPELNGKLDGAAQRVPVPTGSVTELVSVLNKEVTVDEVNVAMKAAANESYGYTEDPIVSSDVVGMSFGSLFDATQTKVQTVDGHQLVKTVSWYDNEMSYTSQLVRTLEYFAKIAK, from the coding sequence ATGGTAGTTAAAGTTGGTATTAACGGTTTCGGTCGTATTGGTCGTCTTGCTTTCCGTCGTATCCAAAACGTAGAAGGTGTTGAAGTTACACGCATCAATGACCTTACAGATCCTACAATGCTTGCACATTTGTTGAAATATGACACAACTCAAGGTCGTTTCAACGGAACTGTTGAAGTAAAAGAAGGTGGATTTGAAGTTAACGGTAAATTCGTTAAGGTTTCTGCTGAACGTGATCCAGAACAAATTGACTGGGCTAGTGACGGTGTAGAAATCGTTCTTGAAGCAACTGGTTTCTTTGCAACTAAAGCAGCTGCTGAAAAACACTTGCACGCTAATGGTGGTGCTAAGAAAGTTGTTATCACTGCTCCTGGTGGAAGCGATGTTAAAACAATTGTATTCAACACTAACCACGATACACTTGATGGTACTGAAACAGTTATTTCAGGTGCTTCATGTACAACTAACTGTTTGGCACCAATGGCTAAAGCATTGCAAGATAACTTTGGTGTTAAACAAGGTTTGATGACTACTATCCACGGTTACACTGGAGACCAAATGATCCTTGATGGACCACACCGTAAAGGTGATTTGCGTCGTGCTCGTGCTGGTGCTGCTAACATCGTTCCTAACTCAACTGGTGCTGCTAAAGCTATCGGTTTGGTTATCCCTGAATTGAACGGTAAACTTGACGGTGCTGCTCAACGTGTTCCAGTTCCAACAGGTTCTGTAACTGAGTTGGTTTCAGTCCTTAACAAAGAAGTAACTGTTGATGAAGTTAACGTAGCAATGAAAGCAGCTGCTAACGAATCTTACGGTTACACTGAAGATCCAATCGTATCTTCTGACGTTGTTGGTATGTCATTCGGTTCATTGTTTGACGCAACTCAAACTAAAGTTCAAACTGTTGATGGACATCAATTGGTTAAAACTGTGTCATGGTACGACAATGAAATGTCATACACTTCACAACTTGTACGTACTCTTGAATACTTCGCAAAAATTGCTAAATAA
- a CDS encoding thiamine diphosphokinase encodes MPKIALFVGGELEWFTTDFDYFVGVDRACLRLLELGLPIDLAVGDFDSVSRSELEMIQSATKDCMIAPAEKDDTDTELALKITFQLYPEAEVTIFGAFGGRIDHMLSNIFLVSDPELAPFMRRICLRDKQNKITYYPEGSHKVLPEPGMTYVSFLHEGDGELTILGAKYELTSMNYFQKKIYSSNEFVDGPIQVIVPNGYVIVIQTKDRS; translated from the coding sequence ATGCCTAAAATAGCTTTATTTGTCGGTGGTGAGCTAGAGTGGTTCACTACCGATTTTGATTATTTTGTTGGGGTGGATCGTGCGTGCTTACGTTTGTTGGAGTTAGGTTTACCTATTGATTTGGCTGTTGGAGACTTTGATTCAGTATCTCGGTCAGAGTTAGAGATGATCCAATCAGCTACCAAAGATTGTATGATTGCTCCGGCTGAAAAGGATGACACGGATACAGAGTTAGCCCTAAAAATTACATTTCAGTTATATCCTGAGGCGGAAGTAACTATTTTCGGTGCTTTTGGTGGCAGAATTGATCATATGTTATCAAATATATTTTTGGTCAGCGATCCTGAATTAGCTCCTTTTATGAGGCGTATCTGTTTGCGAGATAAGCAAAATAAGATTACTTATTATCCAGAAGGAAGTCATAAAGTTTTACCAGAACCTGGAATGACATATGTTTCTTTTTTACATGAGGGTGATGGAGAACTGACGATTTTGGGAGCAAAATACGAATTAACTAGTATGAATTATTTCCAGAAGAAAATCTATTCTAGCAATGAATTCGTTGATGGTCCAATTCAAGTGATTGTGCCAAATGGATATGTGATTGTCATCCAGACTAAAGATAGGAGTTAG